One segment of Rosa chinensis cultivar Old Blush chromosome 6, RchiOBHm-V2, whole genome shotgun sequence DNA contains the following:
- the LOC112169395 gene encoding non-functional NADPH-dependent codeinone reductase 2 yields the protein MAATQIPVVVLESSNGRRTMPVLGFGTASNNLQPEVLIEAVLEAIKLGYRHFDTASLYGSEQSLGEAIAQALKLGLVASRDELFITSKLWPNDAHPDLVLPALNKSLGNLQLDYLDLYLIHWPISATPGKLSHFLEEKDQMPMDFKGVWAAMEQAQRRGLTKSIGISNFSTKKTHNLLSFATIPPSVNQVEMSPFWQQKKLRDFCKANGIVVTAFSPLGAIGTSWGTNHVLESKVLNEIAEARGKTVAQVCIRWVYQVGATLAVKSYNKERLKHNMQVFDWELTQEDLDKISQIPQRKMMLREEMVTATGPYKSLDELWDGEY from the coding sequence ATGGCAGCAACCCAAATCCCAGTGGTCGTTCTTGAATCCTCCAATGGCCGCAGGACCATGCCTGTGCTTGGCTTCGGCACAGCATCCAACAATTTACAACCAGAGGTTTTGATAGAAGCTGTTCTCGAGGCCATCAAGCTCGGTTACCGCCACTTCGACACGGCTTCCCTGTACGGCTCGGAGCAGAGTCTGGGAGAAGCCATAGCCCAAGCACTCAAACTCGGCCTCGTGGCTTCTCGAGACGAGCTCTTCATTACTTCCAAGCTTTGGCCTAATGATGCTCACCCTGATTTGGTTCTTCCTGCTCTAAACAAATCCCTTGGGAATCTTCAATTGGATTACCTTGATCTGTATCTGATCCACTGGCCCATCAGTGCCACGCCTGGGAAATTGAGTCACTTTCTCGAGGAGAAGGACCAAATGCCGATGGACTTCAAGGGTGTGTGGGCAGCCATGGAACAAGCTCAGAGACGTGGCCTCACCAAATCCATTGGAATCAGCAATTTCTCTACCAAAAAGACTCACAATTTGCTCTCTTTTGCTACTATTCCTCCTTCTGTCAATCAAGTTGAGATGAGCCCATTTTGGCAACAAAAGAAGCTCAGGGACTTTTGCAAAGCCAATGGTATAGTTGTGACTGCCTTCTCCCCATTGGGTGCCATAGGAACCAGTTGGGGTACCAATCATGTTCTCGAAAGCAAAGTGCTTAATGAAATCGCTGAGGCTCGGGGAAAGACTGTTGCTCAGGTCTGCATTAGATGGGTTTACCAGGTAGGAGCAACACTTGCAGTGAAGAGCTACAACAAGGAGAGGTTGAAGCATAATATGCAGGTGTTCGACTGGGAACTAACACAAGAGGATCTTGACAAGATCAGTCAAATCCCACAGCGCAAAATGATGCTTCGAGAAGAGATGGTGACGGCTACTGGCCCATACAAGTCCCTTGACGAGTTATGGGACGGAGAGTATTAA